Proteins from a single region of Schistocerca gregaria isolate iqSchGreg1 chromosome 3, iqSchGreg1.2, whole genome shotgun sequence:
- the LOC126354740 gene encoding cuticle protein 16.5-like has translation MYKIVLVLAAAACCVSAAPKAGLAPLAYSAPLVAAAPAPAVVTAHSSQYIAQNFNGLAVAAAAPIVAAAPAVAAAYHAAPAVYFR, from the coding sequence ATTGTTCTGGTCCTGGCCGCAGCCGCCTGCTGCGTGAGCGCCGCCCCCAAGGCCGGCCTCGCCCCCCTGGCCTACTCCGCGCCCCTGgtggccgccgcccccgcgccggccGTCGTGACGGCGCACAGCTCGCAGTACATCGCGCAGAACTTCAACGGACTCGCcgtggccgccgccgcccccaTCGTCGCCGCCGCTCCTGCAGTAGCTGCCGCGTACCACGCCGCGCCTGCCGTTTACTTCAGATAA